GCGGATGAAGTCGGCGTTTCAAACAGCTTTTGCGGCTGGGATGGAGGGCGTTGCGATCGTCGGCACTGACTGTCCTGGTTTGGATGCGAAGATAATGGCGCAAGCGTTTGAACAGCTAAACGGTCATGACTTGGTTTTGGGACCAGCGACGGACGGCGGCTATTATTTAATTGGGTTGCGGCGGATAATTCCAGAATTGTTTGCGGGTATCAATTGGGGAACCTCGGAGGTGCGAGAAAAGACGGTAGCGATCGCTATCTCCCTTGGTTTGGCAGTTGCTTATCTTCCCCCCCTGTTTGATGTTGACCGTCCAGAGGATCTTGCAAAAGTTACGAGTTTTGAGTTTTGAGTGATAGAAACGGCAAGAATTTCCATCATTATTCCCGTTTTGAATGAAGCTGCTGACACGATTCGGTCAACATTAGCGAGTGTTCAGAATGTTGAAAATGTGGAAGTCATTGTAGTGGATGGGGGAAGTCAGAATGAAACCGTCGCCCTTATGCAACTTTGGGGCGTTAAAGTTCTGTCTTCGGCTGCTGGACGTGCCTGCCAAATGAACGCGGGTGCAACGGCTGCGACTGGAGAT
This genomic stretch from Coleofasciculus sp. FACHB-1120 harbors:
- a CDS encoding TIGR04282 family arsenosugar biosynthesis glycosyltransferase, with product MMNDLVAMNRESLIVFTRYPEPGKAKTRLIPVLGEDGASNLHRQMTEYTLSQVRELQSDRATRVEVYFTGGDQHLMQGWLGTDIIYQPQGEGDLGQRMKSAFQTAFAAGMEGVAIVGTDCPGLDAKIMAQAFEQLNGHDLVLGPATDGGYYLIGLRRIIPELFAGINWGTSEVREKTVAIAISLGLAVAYLPPLFDVDRPEDLAKVTSFEF